Within Eggerthella timonensis, the genomic segment ATGTCGTCGGGTTCAAGCTCTCGTTTACAGTCGGGGCACGTCTTCACGTAGCGCACCCGCTTCATGCTATCTTTTGCAAGTTGGTTGAACCGCACGGCGTCGTCCTGCGTCGCCGTGAACAGCTCCACCGGGATGTATACGAGACCGAACGCGATTGCGCCTTTTCGACCGGCCATGACCTGCTCCTTCCTCGCGGATACCTCACGGCATCGTAGCGCGCCGCCCGCTTCGGGCGGATGCGCGGGCGCCGTTCGGAGGCGAACTGCAACGGCGGCGTTTTCAGGCGGGCAATCCAGCGGGAAACGCAGGGAAGCGGAGAAAGGAGCGGGCATGGATGCGCAGGTCGTCTACTGGATCGGCTTCTTCGTGGCGCTCGCGTTCATCGTGTTCGGAGCCGACGACCTGCTGTGGGACGTCTTCGCGCTGTTCCGCGGCATCGGCAAGAGGCGCGTGAAGCTGTCGCTCATCAACGAGAAGCCTCCGAAGATGCTGGCGGTCGTCATCGCCGCCTGGCACGAGGATGCCGTGATCGGCGAGGTGGTGGACAACCTCGTGGCCTCTGCGCAGTACCCGCGCTCGCTCTACCGGGTGTTTTTGGGCGTGTATCCCAACGACTCCGCCACGGTGGCCGTGGCCCGCGCGCTCGAGGCGCGCCACGGCGGCACCGTCGTGGCGGTGGTGGGGGACGCGCCGGGCCCCACGTCGAAGGCCGACAACATCAACGCCACGCTGCGCGCCGTCCGCGCCTACGAGCGCGCCCGCGACGTGCGCTTCGCGAGCGTCACCATCCACGATGCCGAGGACGTGGTGCATCCCAACGAGTTCAAGATGACGAACTACCTGATCGACGAGTACGACGCCCTCCAGTTCCCCGTGTTCCCCCTGCAGCGCATGCCGCGGCTGCGGCTGTTCTTCAAGACGCTCACCTCGTCCACCTACGCCGACGAGTTCGCCGAGCACCACTTCCGCACCATGGTCATGCGCGACGAGCTGGGCTTCGTGCCGTCGGCTGGCACGGGGTTCGCCATCGGGCGGCAGATCCTCGACGCGTATCGCGGCGAGGATCTGCTGCCGCGCAACAGCCTGACCGAGGACTACAAGCTGTCGCTCACCCTGCGCATGCGCGGCTTCCGCGTCCACTACGTGCTGGAGAAGGTGCCGCGCGTCGACGCGCGCGGGCGCACGGTGTGGGATTACATCGCCACGCGCTCGCTGTTCCCGTCCACGTTCAAGGCGGCCGTGCGCCAGAAGGCGCGCTGGGTGTACGGCATCACCATGCAGAGCGCGAACATGGGCGACGTGTTCGGCAAGAGTGCTCTCACGTTCGCCGAGCGCACCTTCCTGTACAAAGACCTCAAGGCGAAGTTCGCGAACTTCGTGCTGCTGCCCGGCTACGCCGTGCTCGCGTACTTCCTCGTGCAGACGCTCGTGCCCGGTGTCGAGCTGCCCGTCATGTACCCGCTGTTCAGCTTCTCGTGGTGGATGTGCGTGTTCCTGCTGTTCATGATGGTGGAGCGCCAGGTGCTGCGCGGGCGCGCGCTCGTGAACGTGTACGGATGGAAGACGATGGCGTTCTCCATCCTGCTGCCGCCGCTGTTCCCGATCAGGCTGCTGTGGGGCAACCTCATCAACCTGTGCGCGACGTTTCGCGCGTGGCGGCAGAAGATCGCCTACGTCCTGTTGCGCGGGCGCGAGGCCAAGGCGGCGGCTGCGCCCGTCGTCGAGCATCGGTGCGCGACGGCGCCGGAGGCGGAAGGGGATGGCGAGCAGGCGCCGGACGCGCCGGCCGGGCAAAGCGGGCCCGCGTGGAACAAGACCGACCATGAGTTCCTCCCCGCCTCGGTGCTCGAGCGCTACCGAAGGCTCTTGGGCGATGCTCTGCTCGAGCAGGGATTCGTCGAGCCGGGGCACCTCGAGGACGCCGTGGGCGCCGCGCTCGAGCGCGGCGTGCGGCTGGGGCAGGAGCTGCTCGCGCAGGGGCTCGTGGAGGAGCGCCATATCACGCAGGCCTACGCGCTGCAGCAGCAGTCGATGTTCGTGCGCGCCTCGCCATCCCTCGTGCTGCCAGCGCTCATGGAGGACCTGCCGCCCGGCGCGGACGAGGCCGAGGGGCACGGGTCCGCGGTGCTTCCCCTCGTGCACGTGGGGAAGGGCTGGATCGTCGCGGTGGACGACGACATGCCGGCCGCCGAGCGCGCCCGGCTGGCGCTCGTGCTGGACGGCCCGGCGTTCTTCCTGTTCTCCAGCACGGCCGACCTGATCGAAGCCTTCGAGGGAGCGCTTGTCGACGAGGAGGAGTCCCGCGCGCCGCAGCCGGGCGAGGCGGCTGCGCTTCTGAACGCGACGCAGGTGGAGCTGCCCCAGGCGGGCATGGCGCTCGCCTATGCGCTGCATCTGGGCCGGTCGGTGGACGACGTCGCGCGCGAGATGGGCCTGGCCGTCTCGCGCCTCGGCTAGGCGAGCGCTTCGCCGAGCGCCCCGCGGATGCGCTCGGCGGCGTGGCCGTCGCCGTAAGGATCGGGCGCGGCCGCCATGCGCGCGTAGAGCGCCGGATCGTCCAGCAGAGCCTCGCACGAGGCGCGCACGCCAGCGTAGGACGTGCCGGCCAGGACGGCGCAGCCCGCTTCGAGGGCCTCGGGGCGCTCGGTGTCGTCGCGCAGCACGACCACGGGCACGTCGAGGGCCGGCGCCTCCTCCTGCACGCCGCCCGAATCCGTCAGCATGAACGAGCAGCGCGCCATGAAGTTGGAGAAGTCGGCGTAATCGAGCGGTTCGACGAGGCGTATGCGCGGATGCCCGCCCAGCACGCGCTCGGCGACGGCGCGCACGGCCGGGTTGCGATGCACGGGATAGACGGCCTCCACGTCCGGATGCGCGTCCACGGCATCGCGCACGGCCGCGAACATGCGCTCCATCGGCGCGCCGAGGTTCTCGCGTCGATGGCAGGTGAGCCCGATGACGCGCGCGCCCTCGAAGTCCACGGCGGCCAGCTCCCCGCTCGCGAACCGGTACGACGGATCCACCGTCGCGAGCAGCGCGTCGATGACCGTGTTGCCGGTGACCCAAACGTTCGCAGGATCGACGCCCTCGGCCACGAGGTTCGCGCGGTTGCCGGCGGTGGGGGCGTAGTGCCAGGAGGCGAGGTTCGAGACAAGGCGTCGGTTCATCTCCTCAGGGAAGGGGGAGTACCGGTTTCCCGAGCGCAGGCCCGCCTCCACGTGCCCCACGGGGATCTGCCGGTAGAACGATGCGAGCGCCAGCGCGAAGGCGGTGGACGTGTCGCCGTGCACGAGCACCGCGTCGGGCTCCGTGCGTTCGAGCACGGGGGTCGACGCGGTCAGGATGCGCGCCGTGAGGCCGTCGAGCGTCTGACGATCGCGCATGAGGTCCAGGTCGCAGTCGATGCGCAGGCCGAACGCGCCCACCGCCTGATCGAGCATCTCCCGATGCTGGGCCGTGGCGAGCACTACCGTCTCGAACGCCCCGTCCTCCTCGAGCGCCCGCAGCACGGGCGCCATCTTCACCGCCTCCGGCCTCGTGCCGAACGCGACGAGCACCTTTTTCTTCCGCTCCATGCGAGCCTCCTTTCCTGGCCGGCATCGTAGCGCCGCCCGAGGAACGCTCCGGCCTCGAGCGGCCATGCGCTGACGGCCCGTTGGGAAACGGTAGGGGAAGCATGACCGGGAAGAGCGGCTCGCGCACCATGATCAAGCAAAAGTTGAGAGGGGGCGAGGAGCTATGGGGGGGGTTGCGGCAACGCGTGAGGCGCTCTGCCGTGCGAAGGAGATCCACGACGGCGGGTTCGCCCGCAGGAGCGCTTCCCGACACGACGAAGGGCCGGCATATACCGGCCCTTCGTTCGCGCATCCCCGCTATGCGAGGCGTCGGACGAGCGAAACGCACCCGAGAACGCCGATGAAGCATAGCAGGGAGATCACATACCCCATGATTCCTCCTTGCGACGAGTCTGCGATCCATCGTTTGACATGCACGATAGCACGCGCAGAGGATCGAAGGCCCTACGTTGCCGCATCGGTTACCGAGCGGTATCCCGTTCGTAACCGATGCGGTTGCGCGTCGTCATTGCGCGAACAAGGCGGCGGACAGCGCCTGCTCCGCTTCGGGAGACGGGCTCCATACGTTGTCCGTGCGCGTGAACGGCAGCTCCACCGGGCTCGACTCGGTGGGCTCGACGCCTGCGAGCACCTCGAGCACCACCTGGCCGATCTTCGCGTTGAGCTCGTCGGCGCCGAGCGCGGCCGTCTCCTCGTCCTCGGCGAGCGCCGCCGTGGCCTCCGTCAGCGCCTGGGTGAACGCGTCGAACTTCTTGCAGGTGAGCACCACCGTGGCCGTGGCGCTGTCGTCCTCGACCTTCACCTCGTCGATGCGGTAGTCGAAGCCGTCGAGGTAGGCGGCTATGAACGTCTGCGCGTCGATGCCGTACACGGCCAGCTGGTCGGCCCCGCTGTCGGCCGCCAGCTCGTCGAGCAGCGCTGCGTCGTGGGTCTTCAAGCGCTCGAGCTCGTCGGATACTCCCTGGCGCACCACCTCCTCGGCGCTCGGGCCGCAGCCGACGAGCGACAGCGCGCCGAAGCTCAGCACGGCTGCGGCCAGGCAGGCCGCCATGATCGTCTTGATGGATTTCATCGTTTCCCCTTCCTGGTTCGCCTCCGTACCAGCATAAGGCCTCGGGCGCGTTACGTCCATCCCGGCGATATCGGGTATCATGGCACCATGAACGAATCGAACGCATCCTCCTTCGCGCGCCGGCACGAAACGGGCATCGTCACCCTCGGGTTCACCTGCCTGTACGTCGTTGCCATCGTGTTCTTCTACAGCGACTGGATCTCCGACGTGCCCCAGGCCGACCCGCTCGCGTACCTCGCCGTGCTCAACGGCGCCCTGTGCGCGGGGGCCGCTCTCTCCTGGCTCGCTGCGCGGCGGGGAAGGGGACGCGGGGCGGCTACCGTCGTCGTCGGCACATCGTGCTACGCCGCAGCCCTCGCGCTTCTAGCCGCCGCCTTCCCCGCCGGATCGGCGGCGCTGTGCTACGCGGCCGGGATCCCGGCCGGGCTCGGAGCGGGCCTGCTCGTGCCGCGGTGGTTCGTGCGGGCAGGCGAGCTTGCAGGGGAGCGCTACGCCTACGCGCTCGGGCTCGCTTCTGCCGTCAGCGCGCCGGTCGTGCTCGCGCTCGACACCGTATCGCCGCCTGCCCTGATCGCCGCCTGCGCGCTGCTCGTGCTCGTTTCCTCGGCGCTGCTCGCGCTGCCGAAGCCGTCGGCGAACGACCCGGACGGCGCGCCCGCCGACCAACGGGACGATGCGCGCGCCGAAGGACGCCCCTTTGCGAAGCTGGCCGCGCCCTTGGCCTACGTGTTTTTGCTGTCGATCGTCTACGGAGTGCTCGACGTCGTGGCGTCGGCGAACCCCGGGGCCTCGGACGTGCCCGGCCTCGCCTCGCTCGCCGCCGGCATCGTGGCGGACGCCGGGTTTTTGCTGTACGTGCGCTTCGACGGCCGTCGCTACGCGACGATGCTCAACGCGACGCTCGCCGTCATCGCCACGGGACTGCTGTTCCTGCCGTTCTTGCCGGGCGCGTACAGCATCGCCCTCGTCGTGCTGACGCACATGGGGTGGGAGGTCGCGCTGCTCATCTCCTACACGCTCGTCATCAAGGCGCTGCGCGGCGATCGCGCGAAGCTGCTGGCGGGAGCCGCGTTCGTGTTCGCCTTCCCGCGCCCCGGCGTGGTGCTCGGGGCGCTGGCCGCATCGGCCGTGGCCGTGGACAGCCGCTTCGCCTTCGCCCAGACGACCATCGTGTCCTTCGCGCTGCTGTACCTCATCATGATGGCCATCTGGCTGCTGCGCACGCGCGAGAAGCGCGCCGCCGAGCACGCCATCCGCAAGCGAGACGAGCTCATCAGACGCTACGTGCGCGCTCGCACCGATCTGCAGCTGCTCGCCTGCGACGAGCTGGCGCGCGCGCACGGCCTGACGAAGCGCGAGACGGAGCTCCTCAAGCTGCTCGCGCAAGGACGCGACGCCGCATACGTCGAGAAGACGCTGTTCCTGTCGCGCAACACGGTGAAAAGCTATACGAAGTCGCTGTACGCCAAGCTGGGCGTGCACTCGAAACAGGAGGTGATCGACCTCGTCAAGGAGGGCATGGCCTTCGGAGAGGATGGCTCCGTCGATAGGGAACCGCCCGCTTAGAGTTACTCTAAGCGGGCGGAAAGCGCGCGGATCGTGCATGCGAGCAGCGGGGAAGGGAAGGGTCAGGCGTTCAGCAGCGGCTCGGTGAACCAGTCGCGCCGCTCCCACTCCTGACGGCGCATGATGCTGTCGAAGGCGGAGGCGCAGAAGCGACGGACCGCGGCTTCGGGGTCGTCGTAGCGCAGCGCGTCCTCGAGCCGCAGGAAGTACTCGGCGTTCTCGGCGTCGTAGAACGCCTCCTTCACGCCCGCGTCCTCCGACGACCCTTCCTCGAGGAACGGGTAGGCGAGCACGAAGAAGGACGGGTCGTTCACGACGTCGTCGCCGGGCCAGAATCCGCACTCCACGAACTGCTCGTCGAATGCGATGCGCTCCACGAGGGAGGCGGTGCGCTCGAAGGGGCACGGCTTGCCCGAGAACAGCACCGTCGTCATGTCGAAGGTGCCCCAGAACAGCGACGGCGGGATCTTCTTGCCGCGGAAAGGGGCCGCGAAGCCGCTCAGGGCGCCGCGTGCGAACAGGAACTGGCGGAAGGAGCGCTGGGCGGCCTTCTCGTCGAACTCGTGCGCGCTGTGCTGCCGGTCGAACGGGACGTCGGTGTACATTTCCTGCGGGACCGGGTTGATGGCCACGGGGTGGCCGATGTTCTCGAGCATGGCGGTGAAACGGCCGTACAGCTCGCTCACCGAGGCTCGGCCCTTGATGGGGAACCGCGCTCGATCGCCCGCCGTGGTCTCAGCGCTCATTTCCGCATCCGCGATGCTCAGCCTGACCTCGAACCCGTCGGCGCCCGCCGGGATGAGGCCGGTCGTGAACCCGTCCGCGTCCGCGTCGAGCACCACCTGCTTCCACTCGGGCTGGGGATCCATCGATTCAAGCTTCACTTTGCCCATCATCTGCAACAGCATGTGCTCGGTGTCGCACGTGTCGCGCCAATCCTGATATGTCAGTACGCTCATATAATCACCTCGCAGCCATCGTATCGGCGCGAGGGCTTGAAGGCATGCGCGGATCCCGTTCGTCAGAGGCTCGTTGGCAAACGGATAGCCCAGCGTGTCAGTTTTTCGAATCGGAGCGCTTCGACCCCAGCTTCTTCCTGATGTCGCTGTTGAGGTCCTCGCGCCATTTGGCAAGGTAGGTGGCCGCGTTCGCCAGCAGCTCGTCGCTGAACGCCGCGACGTCTTCGCCGGTGATGTCGAGCACGCCCTTGCCCGCGTACGCGCCCTCTTCGAACAGTTCGAGCAGGTCCGCCTGAAGCGCCACCATGTCCAAGCCGCCGCCGGATGCGAACTTCCACATGTAATCCTGTATCTTGCGATAGGCGTAGCGGTAGTCCTCGGGCAGGGCGTTCACGCGCGCCACCAGAGCCCGGTACTCCCGCTTGTCCCTGATGATTTGCGCAGGGTTGATATAGTGCGACAGGTTTCCCATGTCAGCGCTCCTTCAATTCGTTGATTTTCGACGAGACGAACTCCCACTTGGTCCAGAAGCGCGCCAGCTCTTCGCGTCCCGCATCGTTCAAGGTGTAGAACTTGCGCGGCGGCCCCATCGTGGACGGTTTCTTATCGGTGTTCACGAGCCCGTTCTTCTCGAGCCGCACGAGGATGGCGTACACCGTGCCCTCCACGACGTCGGCGAAGCCCAGCTCGTTCAAACGGCGCGTGATCTCGTACCCGTACGTCTCCTCGCGTCCGATGATCTCGAGCACGCATCCCTCCAATACGCCCTTCAGCATCTCCGTCAAGTGTTCCACATCGCTCGCCGCCTTACTAGTAAGTGTCACTACCTACCGCTATATAGTAGTGCATAGTAGCTAGCACGTCAAGGCTACGAGGAGATCGTGCGAGAGCAGCGAAGTATGGGGTGGTGCTTAGAAAGGAGACGAAGGGACGGGGTCAATGTCTCATTCGCGGCGTCGGCCGGAAGCTTCCCGCTGCGAGCCCCATTCACGAGACAGCCTGACCGGACACATGCCAACGGCGGTTTAACAGAAAGACGGACGCCTTCGCCTGAAAGCGCTCATACACGGATCAAAGGCCGAACAACGCGCGGCAGACGAGCACGATGACGAGCACCCACACGAGCACGATGGGAAGAGCGTAGTACCATTTTCTGGGCTTCCCGTTCTCCCAAATGCTTTCCGCATCTCGCCGACAGCGTTCGAGCACGGGCGAAGGGACGAGCTTTATCGTCAGAGCGACCATCGCAGGGAGCAGGATCACATCGTCCAAATACCCCAACAGGGGGATGAAATCCGGGATCAAGTCGATGGGCGAGAGGGCGTAGCCTACCGTCACGGCGGCGAGCGCTTTCGCTGCAATCGGCGTTTCCCGGTCCTTCAAAGCGAGAAAGATCGCAGGAACGTCCCTTTTGAGCCCTTTCATCCTGCCAACGAAGTCCATGATGTTTCGCAGATCCGATCCGTCCATTGTCGTTACGGGAGCGACAAAGACCATCCTAGCAGAGGAAACCGCTAGAGCATACCCATCGCAATCAACCGGAAGTCGCGCTTCTATGGAAAATCTGCTTAAGTTTACATAAGACATATTATCAATAAAACTGGAGCTCACAAGGCAGCTGAGAGTGTTTTTGCTGGTCGTGAAGTTTACGGCATACGGAAACGCCGCAGGATCGTTGCATATCCTGCGGCGTTTTATGCGTTTTACGACGATGCGTTATCCCCACGTGGAATTCGAGCCTGCGGCGCCCATGCCGGCGTCCGTCATGGCGCCCGCGTAATCGCCGCTTTCCATCATCTCGAGCACGACGGGCATCATCAAATAGAACGAGATCGCGTTGAGCGCGAACGCGACACCACAAACGGCCATGCCGACGATCGCCGAACGCTTGAGGCGCTGCGCGAGAACCGACACGTCCGTATGCTTCGCGATGAGCTTGCCCAGCTTCCGGAACGCGACGATGGCGCACACGAGCCCGACACCGCTGAGCAGCACGCCGCCGATGAACAGCGACACGGGACCGGCGACGCTGGCCACCATGACCATGGTTTGAGCCTTCTTCAGCTCTCGCAGGTCGTTCATGTTCGACGATGGAGCCGGAGCACCGTTGAGCGTCGGCTGGCGCCCCGGATCGTGCCCTGGAGGCGGTTCGGGAGGCCTATGTTCGTTGTCTGTCATGCATCTTCCTTGTTTATCGAAATTTCACAGCTTCTGACCTGGGGTTTTATAAACAAAGCCCTGAGAGCCGTTCTAAGGCCCTATCTTGCCTTCGGACGAGTCCTAGGTCATGGAAAACGTGCTTTTTCAACCGAACTGGCGAGTACTATACCATGAAGGTCATCGCAGGCCTCAATCCGTCGACAATTCCACACCTGCGGCATGCAGGCGCTTCAAGCTCTCGTCGAGTTCGGCGCGTTGGTATTCGAGCACCGTCTCCTGGGCTCGCACGATGGCCAGCCGCTCGTCTCGCGTCGAGGCGCCGCGTCGCTGCAGCTTCACGTAGTACTGGATGCCTTCGATGGACAGGCCGCTTTTTCGCAGCGCGTCGACGAAGTACAGCTGCGCCACATCGGATCGCGAGAACGTGCGAACGCCGCGCGCATCGCGTGCCAGCTCGGGAAAAAAGCCGCATTTGTCGTAATAGCGGATCGTGAAGGCGGAGATGCCCGTCATGTCGGCGACTTCGCTGATGCCGAAGCACGGCAACGTGCTCCGAGCGCTTCCGCCATGCTCGCTCGCATCCATCGTCATCCCCTCCCTTCCTGCTTAGAGTAACTCTAAGCGAGTTGAAACGGCACGGATCTACAGGCTCACGCCGCTGCTGCCGAACCCGCCAGCGCCGCGCTCCGTCTCCGGCAGCTCCCCGCACACGTCGAACGCGGCGTCGGGCACGCGCATGATGACGAGCTGCGCAATGCGATCGCCCCGTTTGATCTCGAACGTGTTCTGCGGATCCAGGTTCACCAGAATGGCCTGGATCTCGCCGCGGTAGTTGCTGTCGATCAGTCCGGGCGCATTGACCAGCGATACGCCGTGCTTGATGGCAAGACCGCTGCGCGGCAGCACGAACCCCGCGTAGCCGCGCGGGATGGCCACGGCGATGCCGCACGGAACCAGTTTGCGCTCGAAAGGCTGCATCGTGTCGTCGCAGGTGGCGCGCAAGTCGACGCCGGCATCGCCCGCATAGGCGTACGCGGGAACGGGCAGCTCGGCATCGAGCTGCTGCAAAGGTACCGAAACATGCTCCATGCTAGCGCAATCCCTCCAACGCGGCGGCGAACTCCTCGACGTTGCGGAAGTCCTTGTACACGCTCGCGAA encodes:
- a CDS encoding MerR family transcriptional regulator, producing MDASEHGGSARSTLPCFGISEVADMTGISAFTIRYYDKCGFFPELARDARGVRTFSRSDVAQLYFVDALRKSGLSIEGIQYYVKLQRRGASTRDERLAIVRAQETVLEYQRAELDESLKRLHAAGVELSTD
- a CDS encoding DUF1048 domain-containing protein; the encoded protein is MGNLSHYINPAQIIRDKREYRALVARVNALPEDYRYAYRKIQDYMWKFASGGGLDMVALQADLLELFEEGAYAGKGVLDITGEDVAAFSDELLANAATYLAKWREDLNSDIRKKLGSKRSDSKN
- a CDS encoding helix-turn-helix transcriptional regulator, whose amino-acid sequence is MNESNASSFARRHETGIVTLGFTCLYVVAIVFFYSDWISDVPQADPLAYLAVLNGALCAGAALSWLAARRGRGRGAATVVVGTSCYAAALALLAAAFPAGSAALCYAAGIPAGLGAGLLVPRWFVRAGELAGERYAYALGLASAVSAPVVLALDTVSPPALIAACALLVLVSSALLALPKPSANDPDGAPADQRDDARAEGRPFAKLAAPLAYVFLLSIVYGVLDVVASANPGASDVPGLASLAAGIVADAGFLLYVRFDGRRYATMLNATLAVIATGLLFLPFLPGAYSIALVVLTHMGWEVALLISYTLVIKALRGDRAKLLAGAAFVFAFPRPGVVLGALAASAVAVDSRFAFAQTTIVSFALLYLIMMAIWLLRTREKRAAEHAIRKRDELIRRYVRARTDLQLLACDELARAHGLTKRETELLKLLAQGRDAAYVEKTLFLSRNTVKSYTKSLYAKLGVHSKQEVIDLVKEGMAFGEDGSVDREPPA
- a CDS encoding DUF5996 family protein — translated: MSVLTYQDWRDTCDTEHMLLQMMGKVKLESMDPQPEWKQVVLDADADGFTTGLIPAGADGFEVRLSIADAEMSAETTAGDRARFPIKGRASVSELYGRFTAMLENIGHPVAINPVPQEMYTDVPFDRQHSAHEFDEKAAQRSFRQFLFARGALSGFAAPFRGKKIPPSLFWGTFDMTTVLFSGKPCPFERTASLVERIAFDEQFVECGFWPGDDVVNDPSFFVLAYPFLEEGSSEDAGVKEAFYDAENAEYFLRLEDALRYDDPEAAVRRFCASAFDSIMRRQEWERRDWFTEPLLNA
- a CDS encoding PadR family transcriptional regulator yields the protein MEHLTEMLKGVLEGCVLEIIGREETYGYEITRRLNELGFADVVEGTVYAILVRLEKNGLVNTDKKPSTMGPPRKFYTLNDAGREELARFWTKWEFVSSKINELKER
- a CDS encoding YkvA family protein, which produces MSYVNLSRFSIEARLPVDCDGYALAVSSARMVFVAPVTTMDGSDLRNIMDFVGRMKGLKRDVPAIFLALKDRETPIAAKALAAVTVGYALSPIDLIPDFIPLLGYLDDVILLPAMVALTIKLVPSPVLERCRRDAESIWENGKPRKWYYALPIVLVWVLVIVLVCRALFGL
- the dut gene encoding dUTP diphosphatase; this encodes MEHVSVPLQQLDAELPVPAYAYAGDAGVDLRATCDDTMQPFERKLVPCGIAVAIPRGYAGFVLPRSGLAIKHGVSLVNAPGLIDSNYRGEIQAILVNLDPQNTFEIKRGDRIAQLVIMRVPDAAFDVCGELPETERGAGGFGSSGVSL
- the wecB gene encoding non-hydrolyzing UDP-N-acetylglucosamine 2-epimerase, producing the protein MERKKKVLVAFGTRPEAVKMAPVLRALEEDGAFETVVLATAQHREMLDQAVGAFGLRIDCDLDLMRDRQTLDGLTARILTASTPVLERTEPDAVLVHGDTSTAFALALASFYRQIPVGHVEAGLRSGNRYSPFPEEMNRRLVSNLASWHYAPTAGNRANLVAEGVDPANVWVTGNTVIDALLATVDPSYRFASGELAAVDFEGARVIGLTCHRRENLGAPMERMFAAVRDAVDAHPDVEAVYPVHRNPAVRAVAERVLGGHPRIRLVEPLDYADFSNFMARCSFMLTDSGGVQEEAPALDVPVVVLRDDTERPEALEAGCAVLAGTSYAGVRASCEALLDDPALYARMAAAPDPYGDGHAAERIRGALGEALA
- a CDS encoding glycosyltransferase; the protein is MDAQVVYWIGFFVALAFIVFGADDLLWDVFALFRGIGKRRVKLSLINEKPPKMLAVVIAAWHEDAVIGEVVDNLVASAQYPRSLYRVFLGVYPNDSATVAVARALEARHGGTVVAVVGDAPGPTSKADNINATLRAVRAYERARDVRFASVTIHDAEDVVHPNEFKMTNYLIDEYDALQFPVFPLQRMPRLRLFFKTLTSSTYADEFAEHHFRTMVMRDELGFVPSAGTGFAIGRQILDAYRGEDLLPRNSLTEDYKLSLTLRMRGFRVHYVLEKVPRVDARGRTVWDYIATRSLFPSTFKAAVRQKARWVYGITMQSANMGDVFGKSALTFAERTFLYKDLKAKFANFVLLPGYAVLAYFLVQTLVPGVELPVMYPLFSFSWWMCVFLLFMMVERQVLRGRALVNVYGWKTMAFSILLPPLFPIRLLWGNLINLCATFRAWRQKIAYVLLRGREAKAAAAPVVEHRCATAPEAEGDGEQAPDAPAGQSGPAWNKTDHEFLPASVLERYRRLLGDALLEQGFVEPGHLEDAVGAALERGVRLGQELLAQGLVEERHITQAYALQQQSMFVRASPSLVLPALMEDLPPGADEAEGHGSAVLPLVHVGKGWIVAVDDDMPAAERARLALVLDGPAFFLFSSTADLIEAFEGALVDEEESRAPQPGEAAALLNATQVELPQAGMALAYALHLGRSVDDVAREMGLAVSRLG